The following are from one region of the Methylophilus sp. DW102 genome:
- the epsA gene encoding XrtB/PEP-CTERM-associated transcriptional regulator EpsA, whose product MDTTITGIDQANDQWTLALNEEQRTLFMEVIEESLRLQNRAHLFNWLQRGFQCLLAHEVVIIAVRGMERASYDYEYLTSSRYFGDSQFDLVLHEQEGLVNQAFTQWAKLGTPLFYTTEHASQVHTHYAIEQVAAEPMLLSELKRFVVHGFGNEHSRIATMVMFGRLSSPANARSAHLLELLMPHLHCAIVKVTSNKSPAIMSTSKHGRVKPLSKREVEVLEWLQAGKTNWEIGNIMQVSPLTIKNHVQNILRKLDVENRSQAASKALKLGLINRKQ is encoded by the coding sequence CAATCACAGGGATCGATCAGGCCAATGATCAATGGACGTTGGCACTGAATGAGGAACAACGCACGCTATTTATGGAGGTGATCGAGGAATCACTTCGTCTGCAAAATCGTGCACATTTATTTAACTGGTTGCAGCGTGGTTTTCAATGCTTGCTTGCCCATGAGGTTGTCATTATTGCAGTTCGTGGGATGGAGCGCGCCAGTTATGATTACGAGTACCTGACCTCTAGCCGCTATTTCGGCGATAGCCAGTTTGATCTGGTATTGCACGAGCAGGAAGGTCTGGTGAATCAGGCTTTTACACAATGGGCAAAGCTAGGTACGCCATTGTTTTATACCACTGAGCATGCCTCGCAGGTGCATACGCACTATGCGATAGAGCAAGTGGCCGCCGAGCCTATGCTGTTGTCTGAGCTCAAGCGGTTCGTAGTGCATGGGTTTGGTAATGAACATAGCCGGATTGCCACCATGGTGATGTTTGGTCGTTTGAGTTCTCCGGCGAATGCGCGTAGTGCGCATCTGCTGGAATTGCTAATGCCGCATTTGCACTGTGCGATTGTCAAAGTCACGTCCAATAAGTCTCCTGCCATCATGTCCACCAGTAAGCATGGCAGGGTCAAACCGCTCAGTAAGCGCGAGGTGGAGGTGTTGGAGTGGTTACAGGCAGGCAAGACCAATTGGGAGATTGGCAATATTATGCAGGTCAGCCCGCTCACAATCAAAAATCATGTTCAGAACATCTTGCGTAAGCTGGATGTCGAAAACCGCAGTCAGGCCGCCAGTAAAGCGCTTAAGCTGGGCTTGATTAACCGCAAGCAATAA